From Roseibium alexandrii DFL-11, the proteins below share one genomic window:
- a CDS encoding TRAP transporter large permease codes for MSFLETLTSGAPGVFFGIGYSNPALVGVICMGLLLVFVLIGVRVVFAAGLVGLIGLVELIGWHAAAGSIGSIPHSKSVSFVLGLIPVFILIGYLAFHAGMTSQLFAAARAWIGWLPGGLAVATVFATAGFAAVSGASTATTAVFARVAIPEMLKAGYDRPLAAGVVAAGGTLASLIPPSAILVIYAIIVEESVGALLLAGFLPGLFSAAIYAAIIILWAKFHPEAGPSVRGISWRERFKSLPGVLPIAAVVGIIVSAVYTGWAAPTEAGALGAFVVLVMAWINGMRWPSLKAALMETSKLVVMIFSLIWGVLIFGRFLGFSGLPETFANWILSFDADPYLILAAILLGYVILGMFMDAIGLLLLTLPVVYPAVMALNGGPDVTAADSAFGMSGTQASIWFGIIVVKMAEVCLITPPIGINCFVVNGVRPDIPLTDVFRGIFLFFVADILTIAGLIFFPQIITWLPSMMN; via the coding sequence ATGAGCTTCCTTGAAACCCTCACAAGCGGTGCACCCGGCGTATTCTTCGGGATCGGCTACAGCAATCCTGCGCTCGTTGGCGTTATCTGCATGGGGCTTTTGCTGGTTTTTGTTCTGATCGGTGTTCGGGTTGTCTTCGCGGCAGGGCTGGTCGGCTTGATCGGGCTTGTCGAACTCATCGGATGGCACGCGGCGGCCGGCAGTATCGGCTCCATCCCGCACTCAAAATCTGTCAGTTTTGTTCTCGGGCTGATCCCGGTTTTTATCCTTATTGGCTATCTCGCATTCCATGCAGGCATGACATCGCAGCTCTTTGCAGCCGCGCGTGCCTGGATTGGCTGGCTGCCGGGCGGTCTCGCGGTTGCAACCGTCTTTGCAACGGCGGGCTTTGCCGCCGTTTCCGGCGCTTCAACCGCAACAACAGCGGTTTTCGCTCGCGTCGCGATCCCGGAAATGCTCAAGGCCGGTTATGACCGACCGCTCGCCGCCGGCGTCGTCGCGGCTGGTGGAACGCTCGCCTCCCTGATCCCGCCATCCGCGATTTTGGTCATCTATGCCATTATCGTTGAAGAATCGGTCGGAGCGCTTCTACTTGCGGGTTTTTTGCCCGGCCTGTTCTCCGCAGCGATTTATGCCGCGATTATTATCCTGTGGGCCAAATTCCACCCTGAAGCCGGGCCGTCCGTGCGCGGCATAAGTTGGCGGGAGCGTTTTAAATCCTTACCGGGCGTTTTGCCGATCGCAGCCGTGGTAGGAATCATCGTCAGCGCAGTCTACACCGGATGGGCCGCACCGACTGAAGCCGGGGCACTAGGAGCATTTGTTGTCCTCGTGATGGCATGGATTAACGGCATGCGCTGGCCGAGCCTCAAGGCCGCGCTGATGGAAACATCCAAGCTGGTTGTGATGATCTTCTCATTGATCTGGGGCGTCCTGATCTTTGGCCGATTTCTAGGGTTTTCCGGCCTGCCGGAAACGTTTGCCAACTGGATCCTGTCCTTTGATGCCGATCCTTATCTGATCCTTGCCGCGATTTTGTTGGGATACGTCATCCTCGGCATGTTTATGGATGCCATAGGGCTACTGCTTTTAACTTTGCCCGTTGTTTATCCCGCCGTTATGGCTCTGAATGGCGGGCCTGATGTCACGGCAGCCGACAGCGCCTTCGGCATGAGTGGGACGCAGGCCAGCATCTGGTTCGGGATCATTGTCGTGAAAATGGCTGAGGTGTGTCTCATCACCCCACCCATCGGCATCAATTGTTTCGTCGTCAATGGCGTGCGCCCCGATATCCCCCTCACCGACGTCTTTCGCGGTATTTTCCTGTTTTTCGTCGCAGATATCCTAACGATTGCGGGCCTGATCTTCTTTCCGCAGATCATCACCTGGCTGCCCAGCATGATGAACTAG
- a CDS encoding MFS transporter — translation MLKRPEPPTSEMTRSAIAVLVFCAAMNFFSRGVSETFAVFLLPVTKDLGWSRSTFGTIYFAYMATIGFSAPLIGMLFDRFGPRPVYTIGVFLFGSGFLLASIMEHLWQAILGLGIMTGIGISATGMTVASGLVSRWFAHRITLANALAYTGIPLGMVVIVPLTQVLIEATDWRTAYGVLGWVSLAMVAVIWFLPWQTMSDGADHIPPRQANRSFSLGAGVLRHPAFWGLFATLFLASVTVWSVMLQAVAFLISAGFTPVVAAFGYGAVGAMSVVGLVCFGWASDRFGQRNSVTVGYILSAVGVALLWQLQETPSLLLLMGFVVVFGAAMGSRGPAVSALVARLYPNNVAAIYGATTIGLGLGGAVGGWLSSAFFDWTGDYGAGFALSIATSLVGITLFWVIKPLSAGRWPDPNPVSDTP, via the coding sequence ATGCTGAAGCGGCCAGAACCACCCACATCTGAAATGACCAGATCCGCAATCGCGGTTCTGGTCTTTTGCGCTGCGATGAATTTCTTTTCGCGCGGCGTCAGCGAGACGTTCGCCGTGTTCCTTCTGCCGGTCACGAAAGATCTCGGCTGGAGCCGGAGCACATTTGGAACCATCTACTTCGCCTATATGGCTACCATCGGATTTTCCGCACCTCTCATCGGCATGTTGTTCGACCGCTTTGGTCCACGCCCGGTCTACACCATCGGTGTCTTCCTGTTCGGTTCGGGTTTCCTGCTGGCCAGCATTATGGAGCACCTTTGGCAGGCCATTCTTGGCCTCGGCATCATGACCGGTATCGGCATTTCAGCGACTGGCATGACGGTCGCATCCGGTCTCGTGAGCCGCTGGTTTGCTCACCGGATTACATTGGCAAACGCGCTTGCCTATACCGGGATCCCGCTGGGGATGGTTGTTATCGTTCCCCTGACCCAGGTCCTGATTGAAGCGACAGACTGGCGAACGGCCTATGGCGTTCTAGGGTGGGTCAGCCTTGCAATGGTCGCGGTGATTTGGTTCTTGCCCTGGCAAACGATGAGCGATGGCGCCGACCATATTCCGCCCCGCCAGGCAAACCGCAGCTTCAGTCTAGGCGCAGGTGTTTTGCGGCATCCCGCGTTTTGGGGACTGTTTGCAACGTTGTTTCTCGCATCAGTGACCGTTTGGTCCGTAATGCTCCAGGCTGTCGCCTTTCTTATTTCAGCTGGGTTTACGCCTGTTGTAGCCGCCTTTGGCTATGGAGCTGTCGGCGCGATGTCTGTCGTCGGCCTTGTTTGTTTCGGATGGGCAAGTGACCGGTTTGGCCAGCGCAATTCCGTGACAGTCGGCTATATTCTTTCAGCTGTCGGTGTGGCTCTGTTGTGGCAGCTGCAGGAAACCCCAAGTCTTCTTCTTCTGATGGGATTTGTTGTTGTATTCGGTGCTGCCATGGGCTCGCGCGGCCCGGCCGTGTCCGCCCTTGTTGCAAGGCTCTATCCCAATAATGTCGCCGCGATTTATGGCGCAACAACCATCGGCCTCGGTTTGGGCGGTGCTGTCGGCGGTTGGCTATCGTCCGCGTTTTTTGACTGGACCGGCGATTACGGCGCAGGTTTCGCGCTGTCCATCGCCACTTCCCTCGTCGGCATTACGCTTTTCTGGGTGATTAAGCCGCTCTCCGCCGGCCGCTGGCCCGATCCAAACCCGGTTTCGGATACCCCGTGA
- a CDS encoding MaoC family dehydratase, producing MADQVTGPDWTPADHRPGPSLFFEDLEVGRRYGLPSRTQTDALFAAFQLASGDNDPIHYDRVYCQSIGHKDMLAHGMQVLIQSAAGAGTFPEEVADALIGFIGLECKFMKPVYVGDTLYSELVISELIEQNTTGVVVMTATIRNQDGVTVLTGEHRYLLRKRSSVSG from the coding sequence ATGGCAGATCAAGTAACCGGACCCGATTGGACGCCCGCCGATCATCGGCCGGGACCGTCGCTCTTTTTTGAAGACCTGGAGGTTGGCCGCCGCTACGGGCTGCCGTCCCGCACACAGACGGACGCCCTGTTTGCGGCCTTCCAGCTGGCATCCGGCGACAATGATCCGATCCACTATGACCGGGTCTACTGCCAGTCGATTGGCCACAAAGACATGCTGGCGCATGGCATGCAGGTTCTGATCCAGTCAGCCGCGGGTGCCGGCACGTTTCCCGAAGAGGTTGCCGACGCATTAATCGGATTCATTGGACTTGAGTGCAAGTTCATGAAACCGGTCTATGTCGGCGATACGCTCTATTCGGAATTGGTGATTTCCGAGCTGATCGAACAAAACACCACGGGTGTTGTTGTCATGACCGCAACGATCCGAAACCAGGATGGCGTCACCGTACTGACCGGCGAGCATCGATATTTGCTCCGGAAGCGGTCCTCCGTATCCGGCTGA
- a CDS encoding V-type ATP synthase subunit B, with the protein MLVSHTRIVDIVGDIIRIMVSSTKSEAEGRPCLGDLAIVETGDGTSSLAQVINIDQDMVSLQVNSGTKGLANNASVRFLGEPAKVTYSDNILGRVFDGAGTPIDQGPDLSTDPTVPIGGPSANPMKRVLASRMIRTDVPMIDIFNCLVESQKIPIFSVSGEPYNAFLARIGIQADADIVVFGGLGLIFDDYAFFRKQFEDAGVFPRTVMFINQASDPVVERLQVPDMALAVAEKFAVEEGKRVLVLMTDMTAFADAMKEVSIAMERVPANRGYPGDLYSQLARRYEKACDFKGSGSVTILTVTTMPGNDVTHPVPDNTGYITEGQFYLHSGMLDPFGSLSRLKQHVIGKVTREDHNQIMNTMIRFYSGARDAEQKQSMAFELSDYDHQLLKFGALFRKRFMDIEVAIPLEEALDLCWQTLAECFLPEQLLMKQGLIDKYFPSEKAVAKDAAKDGADGEAA; encoded by the coding sequence ATGCTTGTCTCACACACCCGGATCGTTGACATCGTCGGAGACATCATCCGGATCATGGTGTCCTCAACGAAGAGTGAGGCCGAAGGCCGGCCCTGTCTCGGGGATTTGGCCATTGTGGAAACCGGCGACGGCACGTCTTCCCTCGCCCAAGTGATCAACATCGACCAGGACATGGTATCCCTCCAGGTCAACTCCGGCACAAAGGGGTTGGCCAACAACGCGTCTGTCAGATTTCTCGGAGAACCGGCGAAAGTCACGTACTCCGACAACATCCTTGGCCGCGTGTTTGATGGTGCCGGCACCCCGATTGATCAGGGACCGGACCTTTCAACTGACCCAACTGTACCCATAGGCGGTCCCTCAGCAAACCCGATGAAACGGGTGCTCGCCTCGCGCATGATCCGCACGGATGTGCCGATGATTGATATTTTCAATTGCCTCGTCGAAAGTCAGAAAATCCCGATCTTCTCCGTCTCAGGCGAACCCTACAACGCGTTCCTGGCGCGGATCGGGATTCAGGCGGATGCGGATATTGTAGTCTTCGGCGGCCTCGGACTGATTTTCGACGACTACGCCTTTTTCCGGAAACAGTTTGAAGATGCGGGTGTTTTCCCGCGCACGGTGATGTTCATCAACCAGGCGTCCGACCCGGTTGTCGAACGCCTCCAGGTTCCGGATATGGCTCTGGCCGTCGCCGAGAAATTCGCGGTTGAGGAAGGCAAGCGCGTCCTGGTCCTGATGACAGATATGACAGCCTTCGCCGATGCCATGAAAGAAGTCTCTATCGCCATGGAACGGGTACCAGCCAACCGCGGTTATCCGGGCGACCTCTATTCCCAACTTGCGCGGCGCTATGAAAAAGCCTGTGATTTCAAGGGCTCCGGATCTGTCACGATCCTGACGGTAACGACCATGCCGGGCAATGACGTCACACATCCGGTGCCGGACAACACGGGCTACATCACGGAGGGGCAGTTCTATCTGCACAGCGGTATGCTTGATCCGTTCGGATCTCTCTCGCGTTTGAAGCAGCACGTTATCGGTAAGGTCACCCGGGAAGATCACAACCAGATCATGAACACCATGATCCGGTTCTATTCCGGTGCACGGGACGCAGAACAGAAGCAGTCCATGGCCTTTGAGTTGTCCGATTATGACCACCAGCTCCTGAAATTCGGAGCTCTCTTCCGCAAGCGGTTCATGGATATCGAGGTGGCCATTCCTCTTGAGGAAGCACTGGATCTGTGCTGGCAAACTCTCGCCGAGTGTTTCTTGCCCGAACAGCTTTTGATGAAACAGGGGCTGATCGACAAATACTTCCCTAGCGAGAAAGCTGTTGCCAAGGACGCAGCTAAAGATGGTGCCGACGGGGAGGCAGCCTGA
- a CDS encoding V-type ATP synthase subunit D, translated as MAKLALNKSSLARESAHLSEYKRFLPSLELKRLQIMAERAKAKETSLRLDAEYERRFDEIAKSLPMLANEQVPVEGIVTLKSVERGEQNLSGTRLPTLDNIEVDVKPYSLLARPHWVDPAVNGLKELLRLHLEREVARERIEKLIDAEAVISRRVNLFEKVLIPQAQKNIKKIRMALADAERDAVVRAKISKRKTAARSAVKGMAEL; from the coding sequence ATGGCCAAGCTTGCGCTCAACAAGTCATCCCTTGCACGGGAGAGCGCACATCTGTCTGAATACAAACGCTTCCTTCCATCTTTGGAGTTGAAGCGCCTACAGATCATGGCTGAGCGTGCGAAAGCGAAGGAGACGTCGCTTAGGCTTGATGCGGAATATGAGCGCCGCTTTGACGAGATTGCAAAATCATTACCGATGCTCGCAAACGAACAGGTTCCGGTCGAAGGGATCGTGACCCTGAAATCTGTTGAACGGGGTGAACAGAACCTGTCCGGCACTCGGCTGCCGACGCTTGACAACATCGAAGTCGACGTCAAACCCTATTCTCTTCTCGCTAGGCCGCACTGGGTGGATCCTGCGGTCAACGGGCTGAAAGAACTTTTGAGGCTCCACCTGGAACGCGAGGTTGCACGGGAGCGGATCGAAAAGCTGATTGATGCCGAAGCGGTGATCTCGCGGCGGGTCAACCTGTTTGAGAAGGTGCTTATCCCGCAAGCGCAGAAGAACATCAAAAAGATCCGCATGGCTTTGGCTGACGCCGAACGAGATGCCGTGGTTCGCGCCAAAATTTCCAAGCGCAAGACAGCGGCGCGAAGCGCCGTGAAGGGGATGGCTGAGCTATGA
- a CDS encoding V-type ATP synthase subunit I gives MSIVPLTKVSLVGVLEDKEKVLEATQAFGALHLIPLSDAQKELEAVPAGTGREAVEALRWLMDAPVQRLQVTDPSSFDLNETVSQSVENRRLVKDCEDRLARLKKRIHDVEPWGEFNFTDLENLKGNRLWFYVVPTGKLREIDPSNKVLEVVHADTYRAYVVLLAPDEPEVGDMPVPRVHVGAVSLSTLKKHYEEAAIELEELQLTRQALTKWRFLLASNLAAARDQAVRHRAGLETGDAGRVFVLQAWARQDQIEEIEALSGEIGVAAVFDEVTAEDQPPTLLENRPGLAAGEDLVEFYQTPGYRDWDPSVIVYISFVIFFGMIMTDAGYGLLILTLLYLFRKRFGSSEQSRRLLRMAMWLMVSTAAFGVATGSYFGIAPPEGSFLAKLKVLHLKDVDTMMKITLTIGVVHIVLANLMRSLNETTPSGRFQPLGWCLVALGGLATFLGQGTIFATLGPGAVVAGLLTVGFFGSDRKVNSLSSGGMRVFDGLASLARVVNIFSDVLSYMRLFALGLAAASLAETINTLSGQLNDAVPGVGLLIAILVLIIGHSINIGLGLIAGCVHGLRLNVIEFFNWGLKDEGTAFRPFKKEETRL, from the coding sequence ATGAGCATAGTGCCCCTCACAAAGGTCAGCCTCGTCGGTGTGCTGGAAGACAAGGAAAAGGTTCTGGAAGCCACACAGGCTTTTGGAGCGCTGCATCTCATCCCCTTGAGCGATGCTCAAAAGGAGCTTGAAGCGGTGCCGGCCGGGACTGGCCGGGAAGCGGTGGAGGCCCTCCGCTGGCTGATGGACGCCCCTGTCCAGCGCTTGCAGGTCACAGACCCGAGCAGCTTTGACCTGAATGAAACAGTCAGCCAATCGGTTGAGAACCGGCGATTGGTCAAAGACTGCGAAGACCGTTTGGCGCGCCTTAAGAAACGCATTCACGATGTCGAGCCCTGGGGCGAATTCAATTTCACCGATCTGGAAAACCTGAAAGGCAACCGCCTTTGGTTCTACGTCGTCCCCACTGGAAAACTCAGAGAGATTGATCCGTCAAACAAGGTCCTGGAAGTCGTGCACGCCGATACTTACCGGGCCTATGTTGTGCTGTTAGCGCCGGACGAGCCGGAGGTTGGCGACATGCCTGTGCCCCGGGTTCATGTCGGCGCGGTGTCTCTCTCAACGCTCAAAAAACACTATGAAGAAGCCGCGATCGAACTGGAAGAACTACAGCTGACGCGTCAAGCATTGACGAAGTGGCGATTTTTGCTGGCATCAAACCTTGCAGCGGCAAGAGATCAGGCCGTCCGTCATCGCGCAGGTCTGGAAACCGGAGATGCCGGACGGGTCTTTGTGCTCCAGGCTTGGGCGCGGCAGGACCAGATCGAAGAAATCGAGGCCCTTTCCGGAGAGATCGGGGTTGCGGCCGTCTTTGATGAGGTAACCGCAGAGGATCAGCCACCGACCTTGCTTGAAAATCGTCCGGGCCTGGCCGCAGGCGAGGATCTCGTAGAATTCTATCAGACACCGGGATATCGAGACTGGGATCCGTCTGTAATCGTCTACATATCGTTTGTCATCTTCTTCGGCATGATCATGACAGATGCTGGATATGGTCTGTTGATCCTGACGCTTCTGTACCTCTTCCGAAAGCGCTTCGGCAGTTCTGAGCAAAGCCGGCGGCTCTTGCGCATGGCCATGTGGCTGATGGTCTCGACAGCCGCGTTTGGTGTCGCAACGGGCAGCTACTTTGGTATTGCGCCGCCAGAAGGTAGTTTCCTGGCGAAACTCAAGGTCCTGCATCTGAAAGACGTCGATACGATGATGAAAATCACGCTGACCATCGGTGTGGTGCACATTGTTCTGGCCAACCTCATGCGCAGCCTCAATGAAACAACCCCGAGCGGGCGGTTTCAGCCGCTTGGCTGGTGCCTTGTCGCGTTGGGGGGACTCGCGACATTCTTGGGGCAAGGCACGATCTTTGCTACCCTTGGCCCCGGCGCCGTTGTTGCCGGACTATTGACTGTCGGTTTTTTCGGAAGTGATCGGAAGGTCAATTCGCTTTCGTCCGGCGGGATGCGTGTTTTCGATGGGTTGGCTTCTTTAGCCCGTGTCGTGAATATCTTTTCCGATGTGCTCAGCTACATGCGGCTTTTTGCATTGGGCCTGGCTGCCGCATCGCTCGCAGAAACCATCAACACGCTTTCCGGTCAGTTGAATGACGCGGTCCCTGGCGTTGGATTGCTGATTGCTATCCTGGTTCTGATAATAGGCCACTCCATCAACATCGGCCTTGGACTGATTGCAGGGTGTGTACATGGCCTGCGCCTGAACGTGATTGAGTTTTTTAATTGGGGTTTGAAAGACGAGGGTACGGCCTTCCGTCCATTCAAGAAAGAGGAGACACGCCTGTGA
- a CDS encoding ATP synthase subunit C, producing MNEFVVALGWFGLYAPVALGAIGSAWGCALGGSAAIGAMLDSDGGYGRFIGVSLMPSSQVIYGIVIMFSLQQTTVDAANGAAMFGIGVLSGFTMLFTGIRQGEVLASAIHASKAKPEIFGISLAPAAVLEGFSVFALVFALVLAGTMPS from the coding sequence GTGAACGAATTCGTTGTGGCGCTCGGTTGGTTCGGGCTTTATGCGCCGGTGGCTCTGGGCGCGATCGGCAGTGCCTGGGGCTGTGCTCTGGGCGGCAGCGCCGCGATCGGCGCAATGCTCGACAGCGATGGCGGTTACGGCCGGTTCATCGGTGTTTCTCTCATGCCGTCCTCTCAGGTGATCTACGGCATCGTCATCATGTTCTCGCTCCAGCAAACAACTGTCGATGCAGCAAACGGGGCTGCCATGTTCGGCATTGGTGTACTGTCCGGCTTCACCATGCTGTTCACCGGCATTCGGCAGGGCGAGGTTCTGGCATCGGCCATTCACGCGTCCAAAGCAAAACCCGAGATTTTCGGTATTTCGCTCGCACCGGCTGCGGTTCTGGAGGGCTTTTCAGTCTTTGCGCTGGTCTTTGCACTGGTACTCGCCGGAACCATGCCGAGCTAG
- a CDS encoding DUF2764 family protein yields the protein MSNPHQYIALITGLPHLGKLFSRKEVPISQYRLRQRMAMLEPGHAGLLKEMVEVTAWAGVAHIEDDFEVIQRAREVIRDLAEYPDLQHLVTGRMETRTLIAALRRRRNGQDAAGAIEAWGYGRWCSLIKANWADPAFGLGHFMPWVADAHRLIRAEDHIGMERLVLTEVYRQLDHYSIAHEFDFEAVGIYVLRWIIVERWSRYNAEQARDRLKTLVAEALNPSGTAAVVQSVSAELFTETSPSLEGVLP from the coding sequence ATGTCCAACCCCCACCAGTACATCGCGCTGATCACCGGCCTGCCGCATCTTGGCAAATTGTTCAGCCGCAAGGAGGTGCCGATATCCCAGTACCGGCTGCGCCAGCGCATGGCCATGCTGGAACCGGGGCATGCAGGCCTGCTGAAAGAAATGGTTGAAGTGACGGCCTGGGCCGGCGTTGCACACATTGAAGACGACTTTGAGGTCATCCAGCGGGCGCGCGAGGTAATCCGTGATCTGGCTGAATACCCGGATCTCCAGCACCTGGTGACCGGTCGCATGGAAACGCGGACCCTGATTGCAGCTCTTCGGCGGCGGCGGAACGGTCAAGATGCTGCAGGCGCGATAGAGGCTTGGGGATATGGCCGCTGGTGTTCGTTGATCAAGGCCAATTGGGCCGACCCGGCCTTCGGGCTTGGGCATTTCATGCCTTGGGTCGCAGACGCGCATCGATTGATCCGGGCAGAAGATCACATAGGCATGGAGCGGTTGGTGCTGACTGAGGTGTACCGCCAGCTGGACCATTATTCCATTGCTCACGAATTCGATTTTGAAGCTGTCGGAATTTACGTGTTGCGTTGGATTATTGTGGAGCGCTGGTCGCGCTACAACGCTGAGCAGGCTCGTGATCGTCTTAAAACACTCGTCGCAGAAGCTCTGAACCCATCGGGCACGGCAGCCGTGGTTCAGTCCGTTTCTGCCGAACTTTTTACCGAAACTTCTCCATCTCTTGAGGGAGTTCTCCCATGA
- a CDS encoding V-type ATP synthase subunit A, with the protein MTSHVQLPEPTAEIIAVQDDLVTLAPLGEAPLIKNEVVYIIPHGPEREGKPREYLKAEVLRVRGKSAEAQVFENTAGVRVGDKVIQSGEMLSVALGPGLLSTVFDGLQNPLADIAAEHGFFLPRGVLTNALDRTRKWAFEPKVASGTPVNAGDTLGLVPEGRFNHRIMVPFGLKGTWTVERIREGTFTIEEVVVTLKDDRGQTRDLTMVQHWPVRRAIPDALVKAGQSERLYPSEPLITTLRLIDTFFPIARGGMGCIPGPFGAGKTVLQSLISRFSAVNIVIVVACGERAGEVVETITEFPDQPDPSGDGTLMDRTVIICNTSSMPVAAREASIYTGITLGEYYRQMGYDVLLIADSTSRWAQAMRETSGRLEEIPGEEAFPAYLDSAIKGIYERAGVLKTITGDTGSLTMIGTVSPAGGNFEEPVTQSTLGTVKTFLGLSSERAYKRFYPAVDPLLSWSRYHTQLRDWYHENIGPDWVPRVEEMIELLAKGDEITRMMQVTGEEGVSTEDFVLQQKALFLDMVYLQQDAFDDVDVSAPLARQQETFDLVYKIARTPFEFEDKDSARKFFTEQTSLFKNLNYSADGSQERQQLLKRIETGVHAAPQRLTD; encoded by the coding sequence ATGACCAGTCATGTTCAGCTTCCGGAGCCGACAGCTGAAATCATCGCCGTCCAGGACGACCTTGTGACACTGGCGCCCCTCGGGGAGGCCCCTCTGATCAAGAACGAGGTTGTCTATATCATCCCGCACGGTCCGGAACGGGAAGGAAAGCCCCGTGAATACCTGAAAGCCGAAGTGTTGCGGGTCCGCGGCAAATCAGCCGAAGCGCAGGTTTTTGAAAATACGGCCGGTGTCCGGGTCGGGGACAAGGTAATCCAAAGCGGCGAGATGTTGTCCGTCGCTCTGGGACCAGGCCTCTTGAGCACGGTCTTTGACGGCCTGCAGAACCCCTTGGCGGATATAGCGGCGGAACATGGATTTTTCCTGCCGCGCGGTGTTTTGACCAATGCGCTTGACCGAACCCGCAAATGGGCATTTGAACCCAAAGTTGCGTCGGGCACCCCGGTCAATGCGGGCGACACGCTCGGTCTTGTACCGGAAGGACGCTTCAATCACCGAATCATGGTGCCGTTTGGTCTCAAGGGAACCTGGACTGTTGAGCGGATCCGGGAAGGAACCTTCACCATTGAAGAGGTGGTGGTCACCTTGAAGGACGATCGCGGCCAAACCCGGGATTTGACCATGGTGCAACACTGGCCGGTGCGCCGGGCAATCCCGGATGCTTTGGTAAAAGCGGGTCAAAGTGAGCGCCTCTATCCAAGCGAGCCTCTGATTACGACCTTGCGTCTGATCGACACGTTCTTCCCGATTGCCCGCGGCGGCATGGGCTGTATTCCAGGGCCCTTCGGAGCTGGAAAAACGGTTTTGCAGTCACTGATTTCGAGGTTCTCTGCGGTCAACATTGTGATCGTGGTGGCTTGCGGCGAACGTGCGGGCGAGGTGGTGGAAACCATCACCGAATTTCCCGATCAGCCGGACCCGTCCGGCGACGGCACCTTGATGGATCGCACAGTCATCATCTGTAACACATCCTCCATGCCGGTCGCAGCCCGCGAAGCCTCAATATATACCGGCATCACGCTCGGCGAGTATTACCGCCAGATGGGCTATGACGTCCTCCTGATCGCGGACAGCACATCCCGCTGGGCTCAGGCCATGCGTGAAACTTCGGGGCGCCTGGAAGAAATTCCGGGCGAAGAAGCCTTCCCAGCCTATCTCGATTCGGCAATCAAGGGGATCTATGAGCGCGCAGGTGTCCTGAAGACCATCACCGGTGATACGGGCAGTTTGACCATGATCGGCACGGTCTCGCCAGCCGGTGGAAACTTTGAAGAGCCGGTGACACAATCGACGCTTGGAACTGTCAAAACCTTCCTTGGTCTTTCTTCGGAGCGGGCCTACAAGCGGTTTTACCCCGCCGTGGATCCTCTGTTGTCCTGGTCCCGCTATCACACCCAATTGCGAGATTGGTATCATGAAAACATCGGGCCCGATTGGGTGCCGCGCGTTGAAGAAATGATCGAACTCCTTGCCAAGGGGGATGAAATCACGCGCATGATGCAAGTGACCGGGGAAGAAGGTGTGTCGACCGAAGACTTTGTTCTGCAACAAAAGGCCCTCTTCCTGGACATGGTCTATCTACAGCAGGACGCGTTTGACGATGTGGATGTCTCCGCGCCGCTGGCGCGCCAGCAAGAGACCTTTGATCTCGTCTACAAGATCGCCCGGACACCTTTTGAGTTCGAGGACAAAGATTCGGCTCGCAAGTTTTTCACCGAACAAACATCCCTGTTCAAAAACCTGAACTACTCGGCAGACGGCAGCCAGGAACGTCAGCAGCTGCTCAAGCGGATTGAGACGGGCGTCCACGCGGCTCCGCAGCGCCTGACGGATTGA
- a CDS encoding SDR family oxidoreductase: MADQKIALVTGAGKRLGKALAEGLAEEGYAIGLHYNSSVDGAEELHDRIRAEGGQSVLLQKDLSQPETAGTLISDAAAALGGPVSVLINSASAFNTDCLSDLTLDSWQFLMNVNAAAPVFLMQAFAQQDPLPDGGLIVNMLDTQMMSASPERFSYFCGKFALDGATRLAAYDLGTKGIRVNAIAPGLILPSDQTQENFDARQKLTPLGPGLGPEDIVGALRYFLSASQVTGHTIVVDAGQRLMGFGNSSIG, encoded by the coding sequence ATGGCGGACCAAAAGATTGCACTTGTGACCGGGGCGGGCAAACGGCTGGGTAAGGCCCTTGCGGAAGGTCTTGCCGAAGAAGGGTACGCCATTGGTCTTCACTACAATTCGTCGGTAGATGGCGCCGAAGAGCTTCACGATCGCATTCGGGCTGAAGGCGGCCAGTCTGTTCTTTTGCAAAAAGACCTGAGCCAACCGGAAACGGCAGGGACGTTGATTTCCGATGCGGCCGCTGCGTTGGGTGGGCCGGTATCCGTTCTGATAAACTCCGCCTCCGCGTTCAACACTGACTGCCTGTCTGATCTGACGCTGGACAGTTGGCAATTTCTGATGAACGTCAACGCCGCAGCACCTGTGTTTTTGATGCAGGCTTTTGCCCAGCAGGATCCGCTCCCAGACGGGGGCCTGATCGTCAATATGCTCGATACTCAGATGATGTCTGCATCTCCTGAACGGTTCAGTTATTTTTGCGGAAAATTCGCACTGGATGGCGCAACGCGGTTGGCGGCCTATGACCTTGGTACGAAGGGCATTCGGGTAAATGCCATTGCGCCAGGCCTGATCCTGCCGAGCGATCAGACCCAGGAAAACTTCGATGCACGCCAAAAGCTGACCCCTCTAGGTCCAGGGCTTGGACCGGAGGATATCGTTGGTGCGCTGCGGTATTTTTTGAGTGCCAGTCAGGTGACCGGTCACACCATTGTTGTTGATGCCGGACAGCGTTTGATGGGCTTCGGCAATTCATCAATCGGCTAA